The DNA region GTAAGTTCTAATCTGCATACTGGCAATGCTAATAATTGTTATGTTTTTAACTTATACTTTTGGTATGTGAAGGTATCAAGAGGCTATCGAGGAAATTACTAAAAGAATGGGTGCAGGAATGGCCAAGTTTATTTGCCAAGAGGTCTgtgatagaaaaaaaatctttgttgCTCTCTGTTTCATTTTAGAATCGTGAAACTATCTAAACTTTTTTTACGGGTGTTTCTTGAAGCACTGAGATGATTTGTGTTATTCATCCAGTTTTCCCTGTTATATACGCAGGTAGAAACTGTTGATGACTACGATGAGTACTGCCACTATGTTGCTGGACTTGTGGGTTTAGGTCTGTCGAAACTCTTCCTAGCTTCGGGAACAGAAGCTTTGTTGCCAGACTGGGAGCGGATTTCCAATTCAATGGGTTTATTTCTTCAGGTACACTAGTGTATAATGAAATGTATAATGTTTGGTCCTCAAATCTTTGAATTATTGATATAACATCGGCCATATTGCAGAAAACAAACATTATCAGAGATTATCTTGAAGACATTAATGAAATACCAAAGTCTCGCATGTTTTGGCCTCGCAAGATTTGGGGCAAATATGCTGACAAGCTAGAGGTGCATTAATATACCATTCTCAGTCTCTCATCTTTAGTACTGATGTTACTCATGTTGACTATTTGCTAACAAGTAACAGTGCTCGTCCTTTCTTTGGTAACTATAAATCCTAATGTAGGACTTAAAATACGAGGAGAATTCAACTAAAGCAGTGCATTGCTTGAATGAAATGGTCACTAATGCATTGACGCATATTGAAGATTGCCTGAAGTACATGGCTGTGTTGCGTGATCCTTCTATATTTCGGTTCTGTGCTATCCCTCAGGTCAGAGAAATTAATATAAGAACATTACATATTCTCCTTTTTTTAAGTTTGCCTG from Raphanus sativus cultivar WK10039 chromosome 8, ASM80110v3, whole genome shotgun sequence includes:
- the LOC108819316 gene encoding squalene synthase 1 isoform X2 — its product is MDQFHHVAAAFLELEKGYQEAIEEITKRMGAGMAKFICQEVETVDDYDEYCHYVAGLVGLGLSKLFLASGTEALLPDWERISNSMGLFLQKTNIIRDYLEDINEIPKSRMFWPRKIWGKYADKLEDLKYEENSTKAVHCLNEMVTNALTHIEDCLKYMAVLRDPSIFRFCAIPQIMAIGTLALCYNNVQVFRGVVKLRRGLTAKVIDRTKTMEDVYGAFYDFSCMLKTKVDKNDPNASTTLNRLEAVHKVCRDTGVLHNRKSYINDKGQSVNVYIVMLVILLAIVFAYLRAN